ACCCTCTGGATGCTAAGCCCAGAGCTGGTTTTGGATGCCAGCACGTAAGGCAGTGCTCTGGGGCCCCAGCAggcccaggaggagctgcagtcAGCTGGTGTATGCACGCAAGTCCCGGGAGGCATTCTGCAACCCTGATACTAGTTCTGAGTGAGAAATATGAGAGCACACACTACAGATCTGATATCCTGAATAGCATATCATCCCCATGTGTTGCCTCAGGTCAGGCTCATGTTTTGAGTAGAAGGACtctgaatatttgtttttcatgctgccagctgcctgcagacagcCTGTAAATGCCTTTCCCTTCAATCTAGCAAAACAGGATAAATCACTGTCCCTTGATTGGTCCATTAAACAAGGCTTAGAAATAATCGCTGGACTCTTACATGGAAGATCTAGCAAAGCTAACATGCAGCGATTCAGCTGTGTTCACCAGACAGGCTGGCTTCTGAAACGGAGAATAAagagacacagagaaaacaagatggTGCCATTCCCAGGGGGCAAGATGGAGATCATTTACTGGAAGAATCACAGCCACTGATGGAGTCTTTTTCCCAGGCTCTGGGAGCCACCCTGGCCAAGTTGTGCTAGGGATTAGCCGCTGCCCCCTTTGCATTAATTTCTCCAACTAAATGGTTTATTCTAAGTATGTGAATATAATCAGTGGAGTGTGTAAAACTCCCAGGTTTGACCCGTGCTGGGCTCAGTGCTTCTTGTGGTATAAATTTCTCAGGCATAACATAAATGTGTAATGGATTAAAGCTTTAATAGTATCCGTTCAGCAGTTGACTTAAGCAGGTGATGACAAGAGGGGCTggtaatgctgcttttgttggaTGAAGGATATGCCAGGCATGCTGCTTATGTGTAACCCAATAGCACTATTCTGTTCTGAGTGGTCCTTGGTGGTAATTATTCCCCATCCTACTTCCTTTGTCCCCCCCTCGTTTGCCTCCAAAATGTCATTCTCCTGCTGAGGATGGGCAGGCACACACTTATCATTCCCTGCTGAGCTTGCTTGCCCTCAATAAATACATTCCAGGTTTATATTCAGGGTCTCTGGCCTAGCTCTCTTCCTCTGTGTGGAGGGCATAATTCCTGTCCCCAGCTATTGTAAGCAAGGCATGGCCTGTTCCCAGCAGCGACCGGCAGCACTCCTGTGAAAGTTAAAAGGCGCAGTGACAAAGTACTGCTCCCCGGTCTTTCTATGTACGCAGCCAGTAGAGAGCTCTCCCGTTTTATTGTTATTAACCCAAAAGATGTTTGTTGCTGGATCGTTTCCAGTTCTTTGAGCACACGGGGaatctgcagcagagctggtctCACACTGCAAGGTAGTGCTTGCAAAGACTCCTTCCCAGTGTGACTCCATCCCTCCTTATTGCTTAGCTTTCACAAGGAAGCCTGTAGTTGTGTTTTTGTTGGAAGGTCTGTCATACACACAGGAAAATGTCTGGACACTTGCATGTGCATGGGATAGTCAAAGGTGCTGGTTTCAGCAAACTGTTTATGGGCTGCCTCAATCCAGACTTTTAAGCCGCAAAAGTAACTGCTTTTGATATGCTGATGCACATGGAGTATAGAAAAAGCCAGGATGTGGAGGACAGACATCAGTTTTTTAAAGAGTAATATATAATAATCCTTTACCCAGCAAAGCTCACAGGTTTTAGTAAACGTTCACTTTAATAAACGTTCACTTACGATTGCTGTATATTACCACCAGAATAGACAAGCAATGAGAAGAAACAACCAAGCTCTGGCACACAGGAACTTTCCAGTGTATCACCCACTGATTATCTTGCTCCTTGATCTGACAGATGAAAATTTAGTGCTGTCTCTTCTAAATGGTCTCCCATTGTCTATACTCATTTAGGCCTGAGACTACCATCTGCTCTTTGGTTCAGCTTACTTGTAGTGCCACAGATTGTACAGTAtcactaaaaataaaccagaggGAGTGCCTCATTCATCCACTCTCTTGGTGTGCTCTCCGTGCAGCTGTCAATGACTAGAAATCATATATGGAAATCTGTACAACAGTTAGGTTTGTGATAGCGGAAGTGATGACCCTGTAGAGCAATAAATGCCacccacagcttttctgggagCAAATCAAGCCCCTTGCTCTCTTAAGCATGcattttcacttcaaatttGAGATGATTTTTCACTGACATGAAAGATAGTGTGATGACAAAAATGATGTCTGACCCTGGGAGGCACTGAATTCGCCCAAGGAGGACTGTGTCTCTTCAAGGTTTTGCAGGATTAAATCCAACACCTTTCCTTCCACCTTTGCTTTAGAGACAGAGGTTTGGTGGTTTGAAGGCTCAATTAAAGTTTATAGATCTTCACCATTGTGTCTCCAGAGCAATaaactaaaccagaaatatCTGTCATTAACAATAATATAGTGATTTATCTGCCTGCAGTGAAACTCTATGCTTTGACAAGTCAAGTTATCAATGGGGAGATGCAGTTCTACGCCAGGGCCAAACACTTCTACCAGGAGGTGCCAGCCACAGAAGAGGGCATGATGGGAGACTACATTGAGCTCTCCAATACAGACATTGAATCCTCCAGGGAGTTTCTCAGGAAGTTTGTTGGGGTGAGTCATTTAATCTCATCTTCTGCAAGAAACAGTAGTGATGTGTTATAAATGACATGCACTGTGCCCAatcacatatattttaaatggcaCCATATGTCATATTTGATATGCAGTCACAGGTTATAACTGACTGTCACCGGGTCAAGTAATGTGTTCTGCCAGCTCATGCATCATCAGGAATATACATTTTGCCTGGCCGTATGTCATTATTTACCTGTTTTGCATCCTTTTCTTAGACTCCAAAGCTGCAAAGAGGATTGGGCAAGTTCTTTTATCTGTGTTTGGGTGGGAGATTAATTCTCAGTGCAGGACTGGGACCTTTCATAATGAAATCCTTACTGGCTTCAGTGGGAGATTTGTCTGTGCAAATTCCTGCAGTCCATTTGGGAAAGTAGCTGAGACTAAATGCCAAGTTTCTGTTTTGCCTATTTATAGATATTTCTGAGAACACTGCAACAAAACCCAGCCCCGCGGTGCCACCTCTCCCCGCCCCCAAACATGAGCAGTATATAGAATAAGCTACccattaggaaaaatattattttctttagtgttCCAGTGTCACTGGGGACCTTTGCAAACAGATTTCTAAAGGTCTGTAAACATCTTCAAAGGTCTGCTTTGACCTGAGATCTAGAGAAATGCCAAGTGGGATTTTAAAATTGCCTACAATAGCAATAGCACTTTGGCACTTAGGTTTCTGAAAATCCTGTTGATGTCTTTGTGAACCTGCAAATCTTTAAAGGTGTGGCCTGATGGTTTTCTGACTGGTCTTTCCTCTTCCCAGGGGAAAAGCCTATTAAATTAGCTCAACAACAGTATGAGATGCTAAAGAATCCACAAagccacaggaaaacaaatttcttaAGTTCTCCTGTTCACAAAATGACTAGTTCTGTATAACGCTACcataaatctttcattttctgctcaAATGTACAAATTTGGGATAACCAGATGACCTTTTTTTAGTCTTAATGATCCACTATGGAAAAAAAGCTCAATAGCTTAATTAGatgttatatataaaaaagggCACAGTTTAAATGGATTGAGATGGAAAATGAATGTGGCTTACCAACAGATAGAAATCCTGTATAGCAGTGAAGAGCAACTGATGGCAAAGTTTGCTGTACCTGACAGAGGGAGGCTTTTGGGGTAGTGAGCCAGCAAAACACAAGTGAGcagttacattttttcatttacagtCATTTGTATTAATGCCAATGCAAAAAggcttcaaaacattttaaagcctGACCGTATCAGGCtttttacaaacacaaaataagaaaatacaaaggaagtTCAGCAAGGCAGCTGAACCTGATGgtaaaatggcattttcagaaaaaatgaaatgcaatttttaagCCTTGAGCCAGCTCAAGGCATATTCCTTAAATATTACTTAAGTCTTGTTTTAAGGACATTTTGTGGAATTCAAGTGGTGTGTAAGATTGTACTCAGGGAAGCATTTTATACTTCCTAGACATCATACAGACGCCGTTTCCGGAATGGAAGGTTTATACCACACTGCTACACTTTCTCATCTCCAAGAcccaaaaaggaaagaactaCAGTCTGTAGCACAGTTTCACATGCCAAACAAGTTGTACCCAATGGATCAGGTGTGATGACAGATACAGAATACTCCAGAGCAGAGTTCCTACTCCTGTTATTAGCTAGGGATAGAAAGGATACTGTGAATGGCCAAgatcaaacaagaaaaaaaacccaaaaccaagaaagGAATCTGCATGTTTTGCTGATTCTGGTTTAGTTTGTTAAAGTCTGTCCTCTGTTGAGATACAGTCGATTGGTTATGTTATttatggtttattttcctttcttactaCTGCAATTTGAATCCTACTCAGACACAGATACTTGCTGGCTTTCTGTAGTAGTGACTTTATTGTAAAGCTAATTTGAGTTATGTCTTCCCAAGTTTATGGctctatgaatatttttttttttcaataaggTAATCAAGGTAGAAAAAAGTAGTTTGCTTCACctataatatataaaatatactttcttcTTAAAAGAGAAGTTCGACAAAATcaggaaatagaaaaattagTTTCAGATCAACTGAACAtccttaatttaatttttaattgttttcccCTATGAAAAACTTCTCCCTTTGTTTTTGAGAGTTCAAGTCAGTTCCAaagtgaaaaatgctgtttagaaatgaaaagttgacaagttggggttttttccttgaaaGTTGTGAAATAGAAGTATCTTGACATTTTCAACATTCTTTCCCATGTGTTTTGGCTATAACTCTTTTCTAGATTTGAAATACCAATTTTGCAGAGAGTTTTATTCTTCCAAAACTTGATTTTCTGGCAAAATTAGTGCTCCTTAAAAAGCAGTTGCCCAGTTCCACTCAAATTACCCCTCTTGAGTTAGTCTGCCTGGTATGGAAATGCCACACCATGACATTTCCCTTGCATGACTGATGTTGCATACTTTCAGGTGTGGAATTTCTTAGCATGATTCTTAGGACCACTGTAAATTGAGCTACAGATTTCTTTACCATTGGAGAATTTATATTGCCTAGGCACATGGAAGGAGTTACAGAGAGGACTAAGAACTTCACTTATATTTTAGCCTGTCTCCTTCCCAGGCAAGTCAAACTGAGTTAAAAGTGCCACTGTGCTCAAGTTAAGAGgttttatgtgtgtgtgggCAGAACTCAAACCAAGAGCAACATTACTTGAGCCAACAGTGCTGTACAGACAAGCTATAGGCTGTCTTAGGTACAGTCATACTTGAAGGGTTATCAGCAGAGCTATAGCATTGAATATTTATGGCAATGTATTCATTCCAGTTAAAGCCTTGATATCCACATAGACAGTGTGTTTTCAACTGCCTAATCCAGAGGTAGTgtgtaaaaaaggaaataaagaaaacagagaaaccaTTAATTCAGGAACAGTTGTGAGCTACAGGTGTGTGAAATAATACAGATTATATTAACTTTATAGCTCCCTTTCTGCCCTAagccctttctctctttctgcccTCAGTTCGCCTGCCTGATTGGTTACTTGCTGAATGAAAAGCTTCTTGagagtgatttttcttctgtttgatcAGGGACATGGAAGAGATGCTGTTGAAAACCAGAtcttaaaaatttttttaatagaaggaAAACCACTGTGATTTTTATCGATTTGTTGaactctgatttattttttgtcctACACATCTACACTGCTTTCCTGCCCTTCCAAGATTTGAAGTAGCATCAGGAACATATTCCACAGCTCTCTTATCCCTAAGGAAATTTGTGAGTGCCCTATTTAGCATTACAGAAGAATTTTTGGGTGTGTATGTGTCCTAAATGCTAGTGATTCTGAGTAATGGGAAGCAGATAATCAGAGGAGTAGTCAATGTTAAATTCTGAAGCCTGTTCTGGCTTAAAATTTTCACTtacactgtttttttaaataaggagtCTGACTTTCAACTCAATTAGGCTTTTGGGAAAATGATTGCCttccaaagaaaatgttaatactCTGTCAAAGCTCTGAGCACTTCCAAACTGAGAATATATTAGCTGAACATGGACTTAAGTcaacattttcattacaaacGGAGCCATGGTGCTTCACAGGACTTCTCAACTGACTGCCTGATGCTCTTGCTCTCTTTGAGCAAAGTGTGGAATCAAGCTTCATCTCCCATGCTTGTTCCCTTTCCATCTCCTCCATGGCAAATGGAGATGTGTTATCAGAGGTCCTTGCCATGACGCATCATGGGAGATGAATTCCCTGTTTTGAGTGAGGTACTGTGACTATAGgttctctgaaacagaaatatcGAAGTTCTATGGCTTTTTGTTGAATTCTGTTGTTTTGAGAAATCATCTCGGTCTTCTCACCAGCTTTCTCAGAGATTTTTACTTAATCACATCAGTGTAGGCCCGTATGTATCTGCCAGCAAACAATATGGAAATCCACCTCATAATGATCCAAACACAGTTCCTTACCCTTTCATGAAATCCTTGTTACAGCTTAGTGTCTTACTGGTCATCAGTAAAAGCCACATGCTCCTAGGTGCAGCCTGTGAATGAAGAATGGCTCACATTTTCTGGCTAACTACAAACAGGTAGTCTCCAGAGCCCAATAGGGTTGAGGGCTTGTGGATTCTTGCACACATCAGGAGATTAATCTTCCTAGGTATACAAATTGGGACCAGCAGCCCTAGAGACTGGTGAGAGCCTTTGAGGTCCTTGTGCTCTTTCTACAGTTACTCCGTGTAACCAGATGCTCAGCCAGGCTATTCATAGTCATGTCATTGATGGTACTGTCCTTTGACCTTAATAATCTGCTGAATTATCCGGTGAAGCAAGGCCAAAAAACATGGTGAGTTACGTGATTTATGCTTGGTCATTACAGAGGAGGTCTCCCAGTAAACAGGAAGAGCAAGACTCTACCTGGGCTTATTTCCTGTAAGAGCAGTGAAGTTGCAGCAGGGACTTTGGCCCGTAGCTTTCACTTCAACACTCAGTTCCAGGGGACAGGGAAAAGGTGTTTACGCTTGCTTTTAATATGTTTGTTTAACAGATAACTTTGGCCAGGGGAGCTCCAATCCCACAGTCAGTGCATGTACAGACTCacttaaaatttctgttttacagaacagcagcaggctCTTAAGAGACTTTTTATAGCTAGAATGGAAGCCTTAGGGGTGAAATACAGCTGTCATTATAAAGCTCTTTTTACAGTGactcattatttttttcatagacATAGCCTTTGtgccacatttttttcatgtctgaTCTCTGTCCAGAGATTATATTTAcgaagaaaaaaagaacagttatGCAAAATCTACTCAATCATCTTTTTTGTCTCTATGcctaaaaaagaaattctgtataTGCTCCAGTCCAAACTTTTGAGTTGGCGTAACTTGCCTACAACTCCAACATCTTCATTCAAACATAGCTTATTTTGAAAGCTGCACTCTGGTCACAAGGATGCTGTATATCTGCAGCGATGTCAATGGGCACCTCGGGAGTTCTTTGCTGCAGAAGTTACTTCTTGGATGCAGTATTTGGTGTATGCTTACTTTTTTGTTAGGCCTTTACAGGGCTCAAAATGAGGCTTATCTGGCCATGTAGCTGGCTGTGAGATGTGAGTATGTGATAAAGAAGTTTTACAAATACCAGTGGATCTTCTGAGAAAGCTAGGAGCTTGTGAAAGattatgttttttcttataCCAAGCAAAAACTTATTGTACAGTAATAAATGTATGGCTGTAATGAAGAAGTCCTATCAACAGCAGCCTGGGGCACATAGCAGCCCAGCTCAACTCAAACATAGGTACCCAAAGCTCTGTTGATACTGTCCCAGGTTCTTACCAGTCTTGCAACAGCTCTGCACAAATAAGGAAACAAGACACTAGGCTTGGTGTACTAAAGGCCATAGCAGTTAACACGATTTCTATGATCTTTCAGGTggtatttttcagatttcaacTGATTTTCTTGTATCCCACAGGGGGTGGGGAAAGCTGGCACCAACCGCGCCCTGGACTGTGGCTCTGGAATAGGTCGTATCAGCAAGCATGTCCTGTTACCAGTTTTCAAGAGTGTGGAACTGGTGGATATGATGGAGAATTTCCTGGCTGAGGTCCCGAACTACCTGCAGGGCAAGGAGGACAGAGTAGAGATGTATTATTGCAAAAGCCTCCAGGAATTCACTCCAGCCCCACAAAGATATGATGTCATCTGGATTCAGTGGGTTTCAGGTTAGTTCAGCATGATTTATCCAGCCCAGCATCTCAGAGAACTGTGCAGCCTGTGCTAAAGTGTATGTTAAAAGAATGACGCAGCTGTAAAAGGAGATTCAGTTCTTTGGGATTGTTTCCTAAAATTCACAAGAGACTCCTGAGAGCTCTCC
This genomic window from Strigops habroptila isolate Jane chromosome 8, bStrHab1.2.pri, whole genome shotgun sequence contains:
- the METTL11B gene encoding alpha N-terminal protein methyltransferase 1B isoform X4; amino-acid sequence: MTAHCHNLNNAASALQKNRSSREHQPQKLSTLAKNIFTMAYKAAHLAFKSRWHKTDEELCRHSMSFVLHKAIQNDFFQSYLYLLEKLPLVIYLPAVKLYALTSQVINGEMQFYARAKHFYQEVPATEEGMMGDYIELSNTDIESSREFLRKFVGGVGKAGTNRALDCGSGIGRISKHVLLPVFKSVELVDMMENFLAEVPNYLQGKEDRVEMYYCKSLQEFTPAPQRYDVIWIQWVSARAVCHGTEYLGIAGDHSTIVPVPGMTEWC
- the METTL11B gene encoding alpha N-terminal protein methyltransferase 1B isoform X5 — encoded protein: MQFYARAKHFYQEVPATEEGMMGDYIELSNTDIESSREFLRKFVGGVGKAGTNRALDCGSGIGRISKHVLLPVFKSVELVDMMENFLAEVPNYLQGKEDRVEMYYCKSLQEFTPAPQRYDVIWIQWVSGYLTDKDLLEFLIRCQNGLKDNGVIILKDNVAREGCILDCLDSSVIRDLNILHSLIEMSGLTILREERQEGFPEQCVPVWMLAMQKSPGHS
- the METTL11B gene encoding alpha N-terminal protein methyltransferase 1B isoform X7, whose translation is MGDEFPVLSEGVGKAGTNRALDCGSGIGRISKHVLLPVFKSVELVDMMENFLAEVPNYLQGKEDRVEMYYCKSLQEFTPAPQRYDVIWIQWVSGYLTDKDLLEFLIRCQNGLKDNGVIILKDNVAREGCILDCLDSSVIRDLNILHSLIEMSGLTILREERQEGFPEQCVPVWMLAMQKSPGHS